The DNA segment ATTGTGCCTACCGACATTCTGGTAACGGAAGGTTGCCGTGGTGACGGTGGAACTCTGCTCGATGTTAATGAAGAAAGATTCATGAACATTTATGAGCCTGAGAAAGCCGAACTTGCTTCCCGTGATGTTGTTTCCCGCTGGATGACTCACCATATGCGTGAAGGCAAAGGCGTTAAATCTGCTTACGGTGAACATCTCTGGCTTGATATCCGCCATCTTGGTGACAAGCACATTTCCACCAAGCTTCGTGAAGTTGATGAAATCTGTAAAAACTTCCTTAATGTCGACCCCCGCACACAGCTTATTCCTGTCCGTCCTACTCAGCATTATACCATGGCCGGTGTTCGTACCAATAAAGACGGCGCAGTTTATGGTCTGAAAGGTCTGTTCTCAGCCGGTGAAGCCGCATGCTGGGATATGCACGGGTTTAACAGACTCGGCGGTAACTCACTTGCAGAAACCGTTGTAGCCGGTGGTATTATCGGGGTTAAGATTGTTGAATTCTTGAAAGGTTACGAAACTCAGTTTAAAACTGATGTTATTGCTGATGCTGTTCGTAAGCAGGAAGAAAGAATGCACAATCTTGCTCATAAAACCAACGGAACCGAGAATGTCTACAGAGTGCGTGAAGAGTTGCAGGAAGCTCTCATGCAGGGTTGCTTCGTATTCAGAAGTGATCCGGGTCTTAAGACTTGTATTGAAACTCTTAAAGGTACTCTTGAAAAAGCCCGCAAAGTCGGTCTTGTTTCAAATGGTGTTGGAGCCAACCACGAAATGGCTGCCGCCCTTAAGATTGTAGGGCAGGTCAAACTCGGACTCTGTATTGCGCAGGCTGCTCTGGTTCGTACTGAAAGCCGTGGATCTCACAATCGTGAAGACTTCACCGAGCGTAATGACCGCGACTGGCTCAAGAGAACTCTTGCATACTGGCCTGAAGGCAATGATATGCCTGAACTTAAGTATGAAGAAGTCACTCCCGTATACGAAATTCCACCGGGAGATCGCGGTTACGGTGCCGGAAAGATAATCGAAGCTGACAAGGCTGAGATTGAAGCAAAAATGATCAAGAGATAAACTCCTGAAAGTAATCAAGGAACACAAAATGAGCAGAAAACTCGAATTCGATATATTCCGCTATAATCCGCAGGAGAAGAGTTCCGTTCCGCACATGCAGACTTTTGTTCTGGATGAGACTGAGAACATGACCCTCTTCATTGCACTTAATCGCTTGCGCGAGGAACAGGACCCCGGCCTGATCTTCGATTTCTGTTGCCGCGCAGGTATTTGCGGAGCATGTGCCATGGTTGTGAACGGCCGTCCCGGACTGGCCTGTCAGACAAAGACTATTGACCTTCCAACTCGGATAACTTTGTTGCCTCTTCCGGTTTTTAAACTGATCGGTGATCTTTCAGTTGATACAGGAGTCTGGTTCAGAGACATGTATCAGACTACAGAGTCATGGGTTCATACTCATAAAGTATTTGAAGATAGTGCTATCGAAGAACGTATGGAAAATGATGTTGCCGAACAGATTTACGAACTCGAACGTTGTATTGAGTGCGGTTGCTGTGTCTCCGCTTGTGGTACTGCCCGTTTGCGTGACGATTTCATCGGGGCCGCCGCTCTTAACCGTATTGCTCGATTCGTTGTTGATCCTCGGGACCAGCGTACTGATAGAGATTATTTTGAAATAATTGGAAATGATGAAGGAATCTTCGGTTGTATGGGCTTACTTGGTTGTGAAGATGTCTGTCCTAAGAATCTTCCTTTACAGAACCAGTTAGGCTTCCTGCGTCGCAAGATGGGTATCACCGCTATTAAGGAAATATTCAGGAAGTAGATGATGCGAACTATTAAAGCTGAAACTGTCATTGATGCTGTGGCGAAGATGTGTGTAAGCGCAAACCGCTACTTGCCGGAAGACGTACGTAAACGTTTTGAAGAATGTGCTGCTGCGGAAGATTCCGCTGCTGCCAAAGAAGTCTTCAGGCAGATCAAAGAAAATTGGGAACTGGCCGAAAAATCAGGTCTTCCACTTTGTCAGGACACTGGACTCGCCGTTTATATCGTAGACGTGGGCGAAGATGTTCAAGTTGAAGGAATGACCTTGCGTGAAGCCATCACAGAAGGAACCCGCAAGGGATATGAGGAAGGTTACCTTAGAAAATCCTCCTGTGATCCTTTGACCCGTAAAAACACAGGCGATAATACTCCTGCGATCATTCATTTTGATATCGTCCCCGGTGACAGAATCAAAATTACCTTTATGGCAAAAGGCGGCGGTTCTGAAAATATGAGCCGTGTTACCATGCTTGCCCCTGCTCAGGGTTGGGAAGGTATCAAGAAATATGTCATCGAACGCGTTGCGGAAGCCGGTCCGAATCCCTGTCCTCCCACAATGGTAGGTATCGGTGTCGGCGGAACCTTTGAATACTCCGCACTTTTAGCTAAAAAGTCTCTCATGAGAAAAGTAGGTGAGCCGAGTCCTGATCCTGAGATCGCAAAACTCGAAGCTGAACTTATGGAAGATATTAATAAACTGGGCATCGGCCCCATGGGACTTGGGGGTAAAACCACTGTTTTCGATGTGAAAATAGAAATGCGTCCCTGTCATATTGCCAGTCTTCCGCTGGCTGTTAACATCCAGTGTCATTCGTCAAGGCATGAGGAGGTGGTCTTATAATGGCTGAATATTCACTCACCACCCCGCTTACCGATGAGGACATGGTGCAGCTTAAAGCCGGTGATGTCGTAAAACTGACCGGAACTATTTATACTGCACGTGACGCCGCCCATAAAAGGCTGACTGACCTGCTTGATAAAGGAGAACCTCTTCCTTTCGACTTGAAAGGTTCAGTGGTTTATTATGTCGGACCAAGTCCGGCCCCTCCGGGCAGACCGATCGGTGCAGCAGGCCCAACTACCAGTTATCGCATGGATACTTATGCTCCCCGTCTGCACAGTCTCGGGCAGAAAGCCAGCATAGGAAAAGGAAAGAGAAGCGAAGAAGTTAAGCAGGCCCTTAAAGATAATAAGGCTGTTTATTTCGGAGCAACCGGCGGAGCCGGAGCTCTTCTGTCTATGTGCATCAAAGAAGCAAAGGTAATAGCTTTTGACGAGCTCGGCCCGGAAGCTATCCGTGAGTTGACCGTTGAAGACTTCCCTTTACTGGTCATCAACGATTGTCATGGCGGAGAACTTTACGCCGTTCCGAATCGTAAAGCCGCAGGTCTTTAAATAAATACTTATTGCTAAAATAGAGGTCGAATACAACGGTTAACTCAGGAGAAAGTTATGGCTCTTTTCACTAGACAGGAAGCGCTTGATTATCATTCCAAAGGCAGAAGAGGTAAAGTTGAAGTTGTTCCGGTTAAACCTTGTGCAACTCAGAAACACCTTTCCATGGCTTACAGTCCCGGCGTAGCCGAAGCTTGCATGGAAATCGCTGCAGATAAGGAAAAATCATATCTCTACACAGGTCGTGGAAATTTGGTAGGAGTTGTTTCAAACGGAACTGCTGTTCTTGGTCTTGGAAATATAGGTCCTGAAGCAGGTAAGCCTGTTATGGAAGGCAAAGGTGTTTTATTTAAAGTCTTTGCAGATGTCGATGTTTTCGATATTAACCTTAATGTAACTGATCCTGACGAACTTTGCGCTATCGTAAAAGCACTCGAGCCTACTTTCGGTGGTATCAACCTCGAAGACATTAAAGCTCCTGAGTGTTTCTACATTGAAGAAAAGCTCAAAAAAGAAATGAATATTCCGGTCTTTCACGATGACCAGCACGGAACCGCAATTATTTCAGGTGCCGGACTGATCAATGCCGCAGAAATTACCGGTAAGAAAATTGCTGATATGCGTCTTGTTGTTTCCGGTGCTGGCGCAGCTGCTATCGCTTGTACCAACTTCTATATGTCACTCGGAATCAAACGTGAAAACGTTGCTATGTTTGACTCAAGAGGACACATCAACAAAAGCCGCTCAGGATTGAATGCTCAAAAGCTGGAATATGCAACAGACAAAGAGTACAAGGACTTAGCTGATGCCATGAAGGGCGCAGATCTGTTCCTTGGTCTTTCCGCAAAGGGTATAGTCTCAAAAGATATGGTTAAATCCATGGCGGATTCACCTATCATCTTTGCCTGTGCTAATCCTGATCCTGAAATCAGCTATACTGATGCTAAAGAAGCAAGACCCGACGCTATTATGGGAACCGGTCGTTCTGACTATCCTAATCAGGTCAACAATGTTCTTGGCTTCCCCTTCATTTTCAGAGGTGCGCTTGATGTTCGTGCAACCACCATTAATGAAGAAATGAAAATTGCAGCTGCTAATGCTCTTGCGGCTCTGGCAAAAGAGCCGACTCCTGATTATGTCTGCGAAGCTTACGGGGTTGATAAACTTGAGTTCGGTATTGATTATATTATTCCTAAACCTCTTGATCTGCGTTTGATCGAGTTTGAATCCGCCGCTGTTGCACAGGCTGCAATGGACACTGGAGTGGCTCAAATCACGATTGATATTGAAGAGTATAAAAAAGAATTGCGTGAACGTCTGGCTGCTTCCAGAACTCGCGTCAATGACTTTATTGAATCTTATGATTTGGGAATTTAACTTGAAAAATCCTTTCCGGCTTCAAATGAAGCCGGAAAGGTAAAATAGGTGATGAGGTCTTGTATATGAGTTATCAGTGGTCTGCATAAGGATTAGGTAGGGTGTGATTAAGGTGCGTTGACAGTCTGTTTTCTAAACAGAGCACCAGATTGCATTTAGTTTGTCCGCAGACTGCATAAGCGCAAAGTGAGGGACTATGAGCGCTCAAAAGGACAGTGGTAATGGTAGACGAATCGGCTTTTTCTTAGGGCCTATCGTATTTGCATTAATGTTGATTATGCCGGTGCCAAGCGGGATGGAACCGGGGGCTTGGAAAGTTGCAGCTGTAACTGCTCTGATGGCAATCTGGTGGATCTCAGAAGCTATTCCAATTCCGGCGACAGCTCTACTGCCTATCGCTTTGTTTCCGATTCTCGGGGTTATGAAATCGGCCGCAGCATGTGGCCCGTATTCCAATCATCTGATTTATCTTTTCATGGGTGGCTTTTTTCTGGCAGTCACAATGGAAAGATGGAATTTGCATCGTCGTATAGCAATTCATACCATTAAAGCCGTTGGAACAAGTCCGGGACGTATGATTCTCGGATTCATGATTGCTACCGGTTTTCTTTCAATGTGGGTTTCCAACACCGCAACAGCAATGATGATGGTTCCCATCGGTCTGGCTGTTATTCAGCAGGCAACAGGTTTTGATTCACAGACTCTCAGAGCTTGTCCAAGTTCCGGTCCTGAATCAAACTTTGGTAAATGTCTTATGCTTGGTATCGCCTATGCTGCATCAATGGGTGGTGTCGGAACAATTATCGGTACACCTCCGAATACTGTAATGGTCGGTATGGTCGACAAAATGTACGGCGTACAAATCGGTTTCGGTCAATGGATGATGTATGGTGTTCCTCTTGCTGTGATTATGATCGGTGTTTCATGGTGGATTCTCACGCAGATTTTGTTCCCGACCAAGGGAATGGAGCTTGCCGGTGGTGAAGCTATTATTGATGAAGAAGTAAGAAAGCTAGGCCCCATGAGCAAAGAAGAGAAGTATATAGTAATCGTCGGTTGCTTTATTGCTGCTTTCTGGTTGTCTCGTGGATTCCTTGTGAAAGCTTCTTTTATGAAAGAACTCTGGCCTAATTTTAAGTATGTTGCAGATGCCACAATAGGTATCCTCGGTTCTTTGATTCTGTTTGCTATTCCTACTGATTTTAAAAAAGGCGAATTTCTACTTGACTGGAAGACCGCTGTTAAAATTCCCTGGGATGTAATCTTGCTCTTCGGTGGTGGTCTGGCAATTGCGAACGGTTTCTCAAAAACCGGACTTGCTTCTTATATCGCATCCAGATTGACTATGCTTGAAGGCATGTCTTTGCTTGTATTTGTCGGATTGGTTGTTCTGATAACAATCTTCCTGACTGAAATAACTTCCAACACTGCGACTGCAACATTGCTGGTACCTATCATGGGTAGTGCTGCAATTGCTATGGGTGTTAACCCTCTCGCAACAATTGTTGGAGCTTGTGTCTCTGCTTCTTTCGCATTCATGCTTCCGGTTGCAACTCCGCCTAATGCGGTTGTTTTCGGTAGCGGGTGCGTTTCGATTAAACAGATGGCCGCGGCCGGTTTCT comes from the Maridesulfovibrio ferrireducens genome and includes:
- a CDS encoding fumarate reductase flavoprotein subunit: MQTYYSDLLVIGAGLAGERVAVEAAQEGFDVICLSIVPARRSHSSAAQGGMQAALGNCVKGEGDSVDVHFGDTVRGSDWGCDQEVARLFADAAPIEMRRLAHWGVPWNRVVPGKSFYFKGGEKFDKEEKEEKRGLITARSFGGTAKWRTCYTSDGTGHAVMCTMDNRCAQLGITVLDRKEAISLIHDGDTCTGAVVRCLRTGELEVYLSKSTAICTGGFGRIYKATTNAVICDGGGHIIAHDTGVVPIGNPEAIQFHPTGIVPTDILVTEGCRGDGGTLLDVNEERFMNIYEPEKAELASRDVVSRWMTHHMREGKGVKSAYGEHLWLDIRHLGDKHISTKLREVDEICKNFLNVDPRTQLIPVRPTQHYTMAGVRTNKDGAVYGLKGLFSAGEAACWDMHGFNRLGGNSLAETVVAGGIIGVKIVEFLKGYETQFKTDVIADAVRKQEERMHNLAHKTNGTENVYRVREELQEALMQGCFVFRSDPGLKTCIETLKGTLEKARKVGLVSNGVGANHEMAAALKIVGQVKLGLCIAQAALVRTESRGSHNREDFTERNDRDWLKRTLAYWPEGNDMPELKYEEVTPVYEIPPGDRGYGAGKIIEADKAEIEAKMIKR
- a CDS encoding fumarate reductase iron-sulfur subunit, translating into MSRKLEFDIFRYNPQEKSSVPHMQTFVLDETENMTLFIALNRLREEQDPGLIFDFCCRAGICGACAMVVNGRPGLACQTKTIDLPTRITLLPLPVFKLIGDLSVDTGVWFRDMYQTTESWVHTHKVFEDSAIEERMENDVAEQIYELERCIECGCCVSACGTARLRDDFIGAAALNRIARFVVDPRDQRTDRDYFEIIGNDEGIFGCMGLLGCEDVCPKNLPLQNQLGFLRRKMGITAIKEIFRK
- a CDS encoding fumarate hydratase, producing MRTIKAETVIDAVAKMCVSANRYLPEDVRKRFEECAAAEDSAAAKEVFRQIKENWELAEKSGLPLCQDTGLAVYIVDVGEDVQVEGMTLREAITEGTRKGYEEGYLRKSSCDPLTRKNTGDNTPAIIHFDIVPGDRIKITFMAKGGGSENMSRVTMLAPAQGWEGIKKYVIERVAEAGPNPCPPTMVGIGVGGTFEYSALLAKKSLMRKVGEPSPDPEIAKLEAELMEDINKLGIGPMGLGGKTTVFDVKIEMRPCHIASLPLAVNIQCHSSRHEEVVL
- a CDS encoding Fe-S-containing hydro-lyase, with protein sequence MAEYSLTTPLTDEDMVQLKAGDVVKLTGTIYTARDAAHKRLTDLLDKGEPLPFDLKGSVVYYVGPSPAPPGRPIGAAGPTTSYRMDTYAPRLHSLGQKASIGKGKRSEEVKQALKDNKAVYFGATGGAGALLSMCIKEAKVIAFDELGPEAIRELTVEDFPLLVINDCHGGELYAVPNRKAAGL
- a CDS encoding malic enzyme-like NAD(P)-binding protein, which gives rise to MALFTRQEALDYHSKGRRGKVEVVPVKPCATQKHLSMAYSPGVAEACMEIAADKEKSYLYTGRGNLVGVVSNGTAVLGLGNIGPEAGKPVMEGKGVLFKVFADVDVFDINLNVTDPDELCAIVKALEPTFGGINLEDIKAPECFYIEEKLKKEMNIPVFHDDQHGTAIISGAGLINAAEITGKKIADMRLVVSGAGAAAIACTNFYMSLGIKRENVAMFDSRGHINKSRSGLNAQKLEYATDKEYKDLADAMKGADLFLGLSAKGIVSKDMVKSMADSPIIFACANPDPEISYTDAKEARPDAIMGTGRSDYPNQVNNVLGFPFIFRGALDVRATTINEEMKIAAANALAALAKEPTPDYVCEAYGVDKLEFGIDYIIPKPLDLRLIEFESAAVAQAAMDTGVAQITIDIEEYKKELRERLAASRTRVNDFIESYDLGI
- a CDS encoding DASS family sodium-coupled anion symporter, producing the protein MSAQKDSGNGRRIGFFLGPIVFALMLIMPVPSGMEPGAWKVAAVTALMAIWWISEAIPIPATALLPIALFPILGVMKSAAACGPYSNHLIYLFMGGFFLAVTMERWNLHRRIAIHTIKAVGTSPGRMILGFMIATGFLSMWVSNTATAMMMVPIGLAVIQQATGFDSQTLRACPSSGPESNFGKCLMLGIAYAASMGGVGTIIGTPPNTVMVGMVDKMYGVQIGFGQWMMYGVPLAVIMIGVSWWILTQILFPTKGMELAGGEAIIDEEVRKLGPMSKEEKYIVIVGCFIAAFWLSRGFLVKASFMKELWPNFKYVADATIGILGSLILFAIPTDFKKGEFLLDWKTAVKIPWDVILLFGGGLAIANGFSKTGLASYIASRLTMLEGMSLLVFVGLVVLITIFLTEITSNTATATLLVPIMGSAAIAMGVNPLATIVGACVSASFAFMLPVATPPNAVVFGSGCVSIKQMAAAGFWLNILGAFLITFSVVYALPILWGIDLNVLPAWAVMPK